From the genome of Drosophila gunungcola strain Sukarami unplaced genomic scaffold, Dgunungcola_SK_2 000060F, whole genome shotgun sequence, one region includes:
- the LOC128264222 gene encoding protein transport protein Sec61 gamma-2 subunit: MDKVVKFAEPGRVFAKDSIRLVKRCTKPDRKEFQKIAIATAIGFCIMGFIGFFVKLIHIPINNIIVGS, encoded by the coding sequence ATGGACAAGGTTGTTAAATTCGCCGAGCCAGGACGCGTCTTCGCCAAGGACTCGATCCGTCTGGTCAAGCGCTGCACCAAGCCCGACCGCAAGGAGTTCCAGAAGATCGCCATCGCCACCGCCATCGGCTTCTGCATCATGGGCTTCATCGGCTTCTTCGTCAAGCTGATACACATCCCCATCAACAACATCATCGTGGGATCCTAA
- the LOC128264205 gene encoding LOW QUALITY PROTEIN: pyridoxal phosphate phosphatase PHOSPHO2 (The sequence of the model RefSeq protein was modified relative to this genomic sequence to represent the inferred CDS: deleted 1 base in 1 codon), producing MSSKQQSSAAVAEAVASCKLKKQQRRRLAAFDFDHTIVSQNTDTVVRDLLPTEVTSARANELVENDCWTEYMAEVFRLLHEQQVPEARIRDTIRGIPEVPGFVRLIKHLAKRLHYDLIIISDSNSVFIEEWLRAHNLADCFVAVFTNPAEFDASGQLLVRAHHQQTDCKLSASNLCKGRVLEHFVIEQDLRRSIRYDHVFYVGDGNNDICPVLRQRACDFACARKGFAMEKHLLRNRSKLKLRAQLLVWKSGFDLMDQMLALPQLQTPQVSSDRDAGGGGDPDTKVDAPEVTARRASAVAGPTKSPN from the exons ATGTCCTCGAAGCAGCAGTCCTCCGCCGCGGTGGCCGAGGCCGTGGCCAGCTGCAAACTGAAGAAGCAGCAGCGCCGTCGCCTGGCGGCCTTCGACTTCGACCACACGATCGTTTCGCAGAACACGGACACCGTGGTGCGCGACCTGCTGCCCACGGAGGTGACCAGCGCCCGGGCCAACGAGCTCGTCGAGAACGACTGCTGGACGGAGTACATGGCCGAGGTGTTCCGCCTGCTGCACGAGCAACAGGTGCCGGAGGCGCGCATCCGGGACACCATTCGCGGCATCCCCGAGGTGCCTGGGTTCGTGCGGCTCATCAAGCACCTGGCCAAGCGGCTGCACTACGACCTGATCATCATTAGCGACTCGAACAGCGTCTTCATCGAGGAGTGGCTGCGGGCGCACAACCTGGCCGACTGCTTTGTGGCCGTCTTCACCAATCCGGCGGAATTCGACGCCTCCGGGCAGCTGTTGGTTCGCGCCCATCACCAGCAGACGGACTGCAAGCTGAGCGCCAGCAATCTGTGCAAGGGCCGCGTCCTCGAGCACTTCGTCATCGAGCAGGACCTGCGGCGCAGCATCCGCTACGACCACGTCTTCTACGTGGGCGACGGCAACAACGACATCTGCCCCGTGCTGCGCCAGCGGGCCTGCGACTTCGCCTGCGCCCGCAAGGGATTCGCCATGGAGAAGCACCTGCTGCGCAACCGCAGCAAGTTGAAGCTGCGCGCCCAGCTGCTGGTGTGGAAGAGCGGCTTCGACCTGATGGACCAGATGCTGGCCCTGCCGCAG TTGCAGACCCCGCAGGTCTCAAGTGATCGGGATGCGGGTGGAGGTGGGGATCCGGACACCAAAGTCGACGCTCCGGAGGTGACGGCCCGGCGGGCCTCGGCGGTCGCCGGACCGACCAAGTCACCGAATTAA
- the LOC128264206 gene encoding CCR4-NOT transcription complex subunit 9 — MSAQPSPLMNPQQQQQQQQQLQSEQEKVYQWINELAHPDTRETALLELSKKRETDLAPMLWNSFGTACALLQEIVNIYPSITPPTLTAHQSNRVCNALALLQCVASHPETRTAFLQAQIPLYLYPFLSTTSKTRPFEYLRLTSLGVIGALVKTDEQEVITFLLTTEIVPLCLSIMDSGSELSKTVATFIIQKILLDESGLSYICQTYERFSHVAITLGKMVIQLSKDPCARLLKHVVRCYLRLSDNTRARKALGQCLPDQLRDGTFALCLQDDKSTKQWLQMLLKNLELGATPQQIGMSPLGS, encoded by the exons ATGAGTGCGCAGCCGAGTCCGCTGATGAAtccccagcagcaacagcaacagcagcagcagctgcagagCGAACAGGAGAAG GTGTACCAATGGATCAACGAGCTGGCCCATCCGGACACCCGGGAGACCGCCCTGCTGGAGCTGAGCAAGAAGCGGGAGACCGACCTGGCCCCCATGCTGTGGAACAGCTTCGGCACCGCCTGCGCCCTGCTGCAGGAGATAGTCAACATATATCCCTCGATAACGCCGCCCACACTGACGGCACATCAGTCGAACCGCGTGTGCAACGCCCTGGCCCTGCTGCAGTGCGTCGCCTCGCATCCGGAGACGCGCACGGCCTTCCTGCAGGCGCAGATACCACTTTACTTGTACCCCTTCCTGTCGACCACTTCCAAGACCAGGCCCTTTGAGTACCTGCGTCTCACCAGTCTCGGAGTCATTGGAGCGCTGGTCAAG ACCGACGAACAGGAGGTGATCACCTTTCTGCTGACCACCGAGATCGTGCCCCTCTGCCTCAGCATCATGGACAGCGGTTCGGAGCTGAGCAAGACCGTGGCCACCTTCATCATCCAGAAGATACTGCTCGACGAATCTGGGCTGTCGTACATTTGCCAGACCTACGAACGCTTCTCGCACGTGGCCATCACCTTG GGTAAAATGGTCATCCAGCTGTCGAAGGACCCCTGTGCCCGCCTGCTCAAGCATGTGGTGCGTTGCTATCTACGCCTCTCGGACAACACTCG CGCTCGCAAAGCGCTGGGCCAGTGTCTGCCCGACCAACTGCGGGACGGCACCTTCGCGCTGTGCCTGCAGGACGACAAGTCCACCAAGCAGTGGCTGCAAATGCTACTCAAAAACCTGGAGCTGGGCGCCACCCCGCAACAGATCGGAATGTCGCCGCTGGGTTCCTAG